A single Argentina anserina chromosome 7, drPotAnse1.1, whole genome shotgun sequence DNA region contains:
- the LOC126802726 gene encoding glycine-rich RNA-binding protein RZ1C isoform X2, which produces MLERDTRRPRGFGFITFGDRRAMEDAIREMHGQELGSRTISVNKAQPRMGGDDSDHGYRGGGGGGYSSGGRRSYGGGADRSVGQDECFKCGRTGHWARDCPSAGGGRGGGGGSFSSHSRFGAGGRADRFGGDHDRYMDDRYDGGRYGDRDRFDSREDKYGSRDRYMSDRYPAGDRFASDRYGGPDRYPQNGYGKDRGYDRDGGVRGGSDRYGRGGPVRDEGGYRSRAGPYDRPSRGGRPSSFDRY; this is translated from the exons ATGTTGGAAAGAGATACACGGCGTCCtcgtggttttggttttattacATTTGGAGATCGACGAGCAATGGAAGATGCAATCCGGGAGATGCATGGACAGGAGTTGGGTTCTCGCACTATCTCCGTGAACAAAGCCCAACCCAGAATGGGAGGTGACGATTCTGACCACGGTTATAGAGGAGGGGGAGGGGGAGGATACTCTTCTGGTGGCAGGAGAAGCTATGGAGGAGGTGCGGATAGATCTGTGGGCCAAGATGAATGCTTCAAGTGTGGCCGTACAGGACATTGGGCTCGAGACTGCCCTTCAGCTGGTGGTGGAAGAGGTGGAGGGGGAGGTTCATTCTCTTCGCACTCTAGGTTTGGGGCAGGTGGCCGTGCAGATCGCTTTGGGGGAGATCATGATCGCTACATGGATGACCGTTACGATGGAGGACGCTATGGAGATAGGGATCGGTTTGACAGCAGGGAGGACAAATATGGGAGCCGTGATCGCTATATGAGTGACag GTACCCAGCTGGTGATCGTTTTGCTAGTGACAGATATGGAGGTCCTGATCGTTATCCTCAAAATGGCTATGGAAAGGACAGAGGGTATGATAGGGATGGTGGAGTAAGAGGTGGCAGTGATAGATATGGAAGAGGAGGTCCAGTAAGAGATGAGGGAGGTTACCGTAGCAGGGCTGGCCCTTACGACCGCCCTAGCAGGGGAGGACGCCCATCTTCCTTTGACCGCTACTAG